The Mangrovimonas cancribranchiae nucleotide sequence AATTTCATCACGAATAAATCGAAAGACTTTTAAGCGATTATTATCATATCTATGAACCGTTTTTACAGGTTGTCTTCCTGGAGGTAATTCATCAATAATCGAGATGTCTAAATCACCATAAACAGACATGGCTAAAGTACGTGGAATAGGAGTGGCAGTCATGACCAAAATATGTGGTGGATGACCAGTTCCTTTATGCCATAATTTACTTCGTTGCGCGACACCAAAACGATGCTGTTCATCAATAATAGCTAGCCCTAAATTTTTAAATTTCACCTTGTCTTCAAGAAGTGCATGTGTACCAATTAAGAGTTGTAATTCGCCATTTTCTAAAGATTTATGAATCTCTTTTCTGTCTAAAGTATTGCTTGAACCGGTAAGTATTTTTATGCTGATATTCAGTTTTTTACAAAACATAAGCAACCCGTTGTAGTGTTGAACTGACAAAATTTCAGTTGGCGCCATTAAACAAGTTTGAAAACCGTTGTCAAGTGCTATGAGTATTGACATGAAGGCAACTATGGTTTTGCCAGAACCTACATCACCTTGCAAAAGACGATTCATTTGGGCATTACTACCTAAATCAGATCTAATTTCTTTTATAACTCGTTTTTGGGCATGGGTTAAATTAAAGGGTAAATGGTGCTTAAAAAAGGTGTTGAAATACGTGCCAACTTTATCAAAAGTAAAGCCTTTAATTTTTGATTTATGAATAAGATTTTTAAGAATTAATTGCAGTTGAATATAAAATAATTCTTCAAATTTTAAACGAAATTGTGCCTTAGCTAAAAGGGCTTGATTTTTTGGAAAATGAATGTTTAAAAGGGCCTCATTTTTTGGTATTAAATGAAGCTCGTTTAAAAGGTATTCTGGAAGGGTTTCTACAAACTTATGTTTTGTTTCTAAAAACACATTTTGCATGATTTTATTTATCACCCGATTAGTAAGTCCTTTATTAGTTAATTTTTCGGTAGAAGGATAAATGGGTTGCATGGCAGAGCGTAAACTTTTTTTATGCTCATCTAACAGTTCTATTTCTGGATGAGGCATGCTAAACGTGCCGTTATACCAATTAGTTTTTCCAAATATAACGTAGGGTTTGTTAACTTTTAGGCTGTCTTTAATCCATTTTTGCCCTCGAAACCATACGAGTTCCATAATTCCTGTATCGTCTTGAAATGTCGCAACAAGACGTTTTCCGCGTTTTTGTGCCACTTCTCTAAATCGGGTAATTTTACCTATTACTTGAACTTCAGAGGAATTTCGTTGTAATTCGTTAATCTTGTAATAGCGTGTACGATCTAAATAACGATTAGGAAAAAGGTTAAGTAAATCTTGATACGTGTGAATACCTAACTCTTTGCGTAAAAGATCGGCACGATTAGGGCCAACACCTTTTAAGTAGTCGATGGGAGTTTGTAACTTGGTATTCATGGAAACGAATATAATGCTTAAACCTGAAAGATAAAACCTTAAAAAATGTGTATTTTGGCGTAATCGTTGTATAAGTTTAAGTATGAAGCAAGTTATTGTTTATCTTTTTTTTATTTGGAGTATTGTTGGGGTATGTCAACAAGCTGAAAATGTAGATTTTAAGCATCTTAATGCAAATTTAAGTTTTAATACTGAAGCGCATAGTGTAACGGGAGAGTTAGTCTATCATTTTAAAATACATCAAGCAACCGATTCTATTTATATTGATGCTATTAATATGACTTTTAATAAGGTGACGTTAAACACTAAAGAGACATCTTGGAATAACAATGGTAAAAAACTTTGGATTGTAAGCGATTTTAAGACAAACACAAACTATAAGCTAACATTTAAATATCAAACAGTACCTAAAAAAGCCTTGTATTTTGTGGGATGGGAAAATGATGCGCCAAATCAAATTTGGACACAAGGGCAAGGAAAATATACCAGTAACTGGCTGCCAAGTATAGACGATACAAACGATAAAATTGAGTTTGATTTAAACATAACGTTTGATAAAGATTACAAAGTAGTTGCCAATGGAAACTTAGTCGAGAAAAAACTAAATAACGATGCTACAATAACCTGGATTTATAACATGAACAATCCTATGCCTAGTTATTTGGTGGCATTGGTTGTTGGTAAATACAATAAAAAGTTAGACACATCAGCGTCAGGAATTCCTTTGGAAATGTATTTTTACCCTAAAGATTCAAACAAAGTAGAACCAACATACCGTTACACAAGACAGATGTTCAATTTTCTTGAAGAAGAAATTGGAAAACCTTATCCTTGGCAAAACTATAAACAAATACCCGTACATGATTTTTTATACGCAGGTATGGAAAATACGAGCGCCACTATTTTCTCTGATGCTTTTGTGGTAGATTCTATTGCATTTAATGATAGAAATTATGTTAATGTAAATGCACATGAATTAGCCCACCAATGGTTTGGAGATTTAGTAACAGCTAAAAGTGGTGAGCATCACTGGTTGCAAGAAGGTTTTGCTACATATTATGCCTTATTAGCTGAAAAGTCTGTCTTTGGAGAACAGTATTATTATTGGCAATTGTATCAATATTATCAAGAATTAGTTGCGCAAGATAGAAATGGTAATGGAACCTCGTTGTTAAATCCTAAATCTAGTAGTTTAACGTTTTACAAACGTGGTTGTTTTGTGTTACATGCTTTAAGAGAAAAAATTGGCGATAAAGCTTTTAAAACCGCAGTGAAGACCTATTTAAATAAACATGAATTTAATAATGTAACAACATCAGATTTTATTTCTGAAGCAGAGCAAATAAGTGGTGAAGACTTATCTGAGTTTGTTAACCTATGGATTAAAAACAAACCTTTTCCAGAAACTGAAGCCAAAACGTTATTATTACAATCAACCTTTATACAAGAGTATGAAATGGCCGATTGCGAGACTGTAAATTCCAAGTGTTCATATTATTTAGAGTCTGGTATTTCAGATAAAGCAAAAGCAAAAATAGTACGTCAAGTGCCACATTTAGTAACATCGGGAACATTTAATAACAGCATTGAAGTTAGAAGAGCTATTGCTGAAAGTATGTCGAAAATACCTTTAGCCTTAAAAGAAGATTACGAAACCTTACTCGATGATGCTTCCTATAAAACAAAAGAAGCTGCTTTGTATCATTTATGGAATAACTTTCCAGATGAACGAGAGGTATTTTTTAATAAAACAAGGAACGTTGTAGGCGATGCTACTAGAAATGTGAGGTTATTATGGTTGGTTTTAGCACTATCAACACCAGATTTTGAGCCAGATAACGATATATTATTTTACAACGAGTTGGTAAATTATACATCGTCTGCTTATAATTATGAGCTACGAATAAGTGCTTTTCAATATTTAGAAGCTCTTAGAGCTTGCAACAAAACTTGTCAATCACATTTAGAACAAGCAATAAAACATCATAATTGGAGAATGGTTACATTTGCTAAAGACCTCAAAAAACGATTAACTAACTAACAAAATGAAAGCATTAGTCATTTCGGGTGGCGGTAGTAAAGGCGCTTTTGCTGGCGGTGTTGCCCAATATCTTATTGAAGAAAAAAAGAAAACCTACGATATGTTCTTAGGAACATCAACGGGAAGTTTATTGGTGCCACATCTGGCAACTAATGATATAGGAAAGCTTTACGATATCTATACCAACGTACAACAAAGCGATATTTTTAGCATCAGTCCATTTGTGCAACGAAAAAAAGGCGATAGGGAATATGTCTCTATCGATTTTATAAACTCGCTTTGGCAATTTATAAGAATGAAACGCACCTTTGGAGAAAGTAAGGCGTTAAAAAGAAATATAAAGCACAATTTTACAAGAGA carries:
- the recG gene encoding ATP-dependent DNA helicase RecG, which codes for MNTKLQTPIDYLKGVGPNRADLLRKELGIHTYQDLLNLFPNRYLDRTRYYKINELQRNSSEVQVIGKITRFREVAQKRGKRLVATFQDDTGIMELVWFRGQKWIKDSLKVNKPYVIFGKTNWYNGTFSMPHPEIELLDEHKKSLRSAMQPIYPSTEKLTNKGLTNRVINKIMQNVFLETKHKFVETLPEYLLNELHLIPKNEALLNIHFPKNQALLAKAQFRLKFEELFYIQLQLILKNLIHKSKIKGFTFDKVGTYFNTFFKHHLPFNLTHAQKRVIKEIRSDLGSNAQMNRLLQGDVGSGKTIVAFMSILIALDNGFQTCLMAPTEILSVQHYNGLLMFCKKLNISIKILTGSSNTLDRKEIHKSLENGELQLLIGTHALLEDKVKFKNLGLAIIDEQHRFGVAQRSKLWHKGTGHPPHILVMTATPIPRTLAMSVYGDLDISIIDELPPGRQPVKTVHRYDNNRLKVFRFIRDEIDKGRQVYIVYPLIQESEKMDYKDLMDGYESIARDFPAPKYQISIVHGQMKPADKDYEMQRFAKGETQIMVATTVIEVGVNVPNASVMVIESAERFGLSQLHQLRGRVGRGAEQSYCILMTSHKLSNNSKTRLETMVKTNDGFEIAEVDLKLRGPGDIMGTQQSGVLNLKIANIIKDKPILQSARYYAKKLLNEDPSLALPKHQVVLHTYKQLSKFKNIWNYIS
- a CDS encoding M1 family metallopeptidase — protein: MKQVIVYLFFIWSIVGVCQQAENVDFKHLNANLSFNTEAHSVTGELVYHFKIHQATDSIYIDAINMTFNKVTLNTKETSWNNNGKKLWIVSDFKTNTNYKLTFKYQTVPKKALYFVGWENDAPNQIWTQGQGKYTSNWLPSIDDTNDKIEFDLNITFDKDYKVVANGNLVEKKLNNDATITWIYNMNNPMPSYLVALVVGKYNKKLDTSASGIPLEMYFYPKDSNKVEPTYRYTRQMFNFLEEEIGKPYPWQNYKQIPVHDFLYAGMENTSATIFSDAFVVDSIAFNDRNYVNVNAHELAHQWFGDLVTAKSGEHHWLQEGFATYYALLAEKSVFGEQYYYWQLYQYYQELVAQDRNGNGTSLLNPKSSSLTFYKRGCFVLHALREKIGDKAFKTAVKTYLNKHEFNNVTTSDFISEAEQISGEDLSEFVNLWIKNKPFPETEAKTLLLQSTFIQEYEMADCETVNSKCSYYLESGISDKAKAKIVRQVPHLVTSGTFNNSIEVRRAIAESMSKIPLALKEDYETLLDDASYKTKEAALYHLWNNFPDEREVFFNKTRNVVGDATRNVRLLWLVLALSTPDFEPDNDILFYNELVNYTSSAYNYELRISAFQYLEALRACNKTCQSHLEQAIKHHNWRMVTFAKDLKKRLTN